The genomic DNA GACAAAGTCGCGTCCGGCCAGCCAGGCATGGGCACGGGCGCAGCGGTCCAGGGCGATGGAACCCCGCGGACTGGCGCCGTAGGCGATCCACTCGGGCCATTTCCGGATCGAACTTGGCCGGGTTGCGGGTGGCCATGATCAGTTGCACCAGGTATTCCTCCACGGCGTCGGCCATGTACAACCCGAGGATTTCCTTGCGGGCGGAGAAGATCGCCTGCTGGCTCACGCGGCGTTCGGGCTTGGTTTCGCCGTTCAGTGCTTCACCCCGGGCCTGCTGCAGGATGCGGCGTTCCACGGCAGCATCGGGAAAGCCAATCTTGACGTGCATCAGGAACCGGTCGAGCTGGGCTTCGGGCAGCGGGTAGGTGCCTTCCTGCTCGATCGGGTTCTGCGTGGCCATCACCAGGAACAGCGGCGACAGTTCATAGGTGCTGCGCCCGACACTGACCTGACGCTCGGCCATGGCTTCGAGCAGGGCCGACTGGACCTTGGCCGGGGCGCGGTTGATTTCGTCCGCCAACACCAGGTTGTGGAAAATCGGCCCTTGCTGGAACACGAAGCTACCGGTTTCCGGGCGGTAGATTTCCGTGCCGGTGATGTCGGCGGGCAGCAGGTCGGGGGTGAACTGGATGCGATGGAACTGCGCTTCGATGCCCTCGGCCAGCTCTTTGATGGCCTTGGTCTTGGCCAGCCCAGGCGCGCCTTCCACCAGCATATGACCGTCGGCGAGCAGGGCGATGAGCAGGCGCTCGATGAGTTTTTCCTGGCCGAGAATCTGCGTTGAAAGAAAGGTTCGCAGCGCAAGCAGCGCTTCACGATGTTCCATCGGTGACTGTTCCTGGAAAGGGTGGCCCCAGGCGTTCGGATAACGCCGGGGCTGGGGGCGTTACTTTAATGCATGGTAGGGGGTGGCGACTAACGGGATTTTGTCTGGTGTGCGGATTTGTGATCGGTTTGGAGTCATTTGTGGGAGCGGGCTTGCTCGCGAATAGGTCGACACATCCAGCAGCATCGTCTCAGACAGACCGCCATCGCGAGCAAGCTCGCTCCCACAGGGGATTGGCGGTGGACGCAGGATCAAGGAATGCCACAGATCCATTGTGGGAGCGAGCTTGCTCGCGAAGAGGTCGGCACATCCAGCATCGTCGTCTCAGGCAGACCGCCATCGCGAGCAAGCTCCCACAGGGGATTGGCGGCGGACGCAGGAGCCAGGAACGCCACAGTTCCATTGTGGGAGCGAGCTTGCTCGCGAAGAGGCCGGCACATCCAGCATCATCGTCTCAGGCATACGGTTTGGTTAGTTCTTTGCCTGGATGTCATTCAACCGCCACTTGACTACTGGCTTATCGACCAGTCCCTGCCAACGCCCATCGGCAACTATCGGGCCTTTGCGCAGGAAAAGCGGGAATGCCCGCGAGAGAAGTTATGGGGCGAGACGTTTGGTTCGCATTTAGGTGGCAAGCCCCCTCACCACAGGCGCGCGCGACCCTGAAATCAACTGGATGATCTATTACCTAACAGTTCTGCTAGTAGACAGCCGTTGAACCCATGTCGAGACTGAACACTGCTTGACGGACCCTCAGGAGCTTAGCCCATGGCCCCGTATAGCGATAATCTGCTCTGTCGTTATCACTACGATCCGTTGGACCGGCTTGTCGGCACGACACCGCTGAAGCAGAACGAACTTCAGCGCTTTTACTGCAAGAATCGACTGACCACGGAGATTCAGGGGCAAGTGCGGCGTTCGATTTTCCAGCAGGGCGACCAACTGCTGGCACAACAAGAACATCAGGGCGATACTCTATTATTGGCCACCGACCAGCAGCGCTCAGTAGCGCAAACAGTTAGCCCCTATCAGCAGCTTCCCATCGTTTATTCACCTTACGGCCATCGTCCCGTTGAAAGTAATTTGCTCAGTTTGCTGGGCTTCAACGGCGAACGGTCGGATCCGTTAACCGGACATTATTGGTTGGGTAATGGTTATCGGACGTTTAACCCGGTGTTGATGCGCTTTAACAGCCCAGATAGTTGGAGTCCGTTTGGTAAAGGCGGGTTGAATGGATATGCGTATTGTTTGGGAGATCCGGTGAATCGGATGGACCCGACTGGGCATGCGGGAATTTGGGGGAAGTTGAAATATATTGGGAGAAAACTTGGATTGCGAAAGTCACAGCGCGTAGTGGCTGCGCGCGCACCTGAAGCTGCAATGGCTGCCCCCGCGGGCCCAACTCGAAGGAATGATCGTGTTCGGGTTCGTAGGGCTTTCGAATCCAACCCTGTCACTCGATCTCGAGTGAATGGCCTTGTCCAGCTTAATACGCTTCAGGAATCTATTCCAAAGAAACCGGATACCTTCCTACTTCAACACCTGAGCCAAGCGAAACTCACCTCCGCAGATCATGCCTTTTTAGTTAAAAATCATTCTCACGCTTGGGTTATGGCTCGCGTTAGAGAGTCTTCATTTATCAATTTTCAGAATCAATACAAAGCAGCCCAAAACAGGGAACATTTCGCAGTGATGGCTAATCAAAACCTGCTTCCTGGAGTATTTAAGGCAGACCTTCCAGAGAATATTCAGAAAGCAATCAGGGATGCGGGCACGTTACCCGCCGCAGAGGAAGCGCAACGGCACCGTCCAAGATTTGGAGTGCGTCTTCCACCGGTCGACTGATTGTCGATACATTCGGCACGAGATCACGCAGGGCAATCATGCTACAACAGGGGCTTTTTCTTGCCCAAAAAGCCTCCATGGCTTCGGCTCTTGGACGAATGACCCGACCATCCATGCCCCCGCATTCGCCAGATCCACGGGCCGCTCCAGGCATATCGCTTTCGCGAGCAAGTCCGCTCCCACAGAGACTTGCGGTGAACACCGATTCCATGAACACCCGAGATCAGTGTGGGAGCCGAGCTTGCTCGCGATGACCGCGGCACCTTCAACTTCAATGCAACCTGACCCACCGCTTTTGCGAGCAAGCTCCCACAGGGGATTGGCGGCGGACGCAGGAGCCAGGAACGCCACAGTTCCATTGTGGGAGCGAGCTTGCTCGCGAAGAGTCCGGCACATCCAGCATCATCGTCTCAGGCATACGGTTTGGTTAGTTCTTTGCCTGGATGTCATTCAACAACCACTTGACTGCAGTCCCTGCCAACGCCCATCGGCAACTATCGGGCCTTTGCGCAGGAAAAGCGGAAATGCCCGCGAGAGAAGTTATGGGGCGAGACGTTTGGTTCGCATTTAGGTGGCAAGCCCCCTCGCCACAGGCGCGCGCGACCCTGAAAAAATCAACTGAATGGTCTACTCCCTAACAGTTCTGCTAGTAGACAGCCGTTGAACCCACGTCGAGACTGAACACTGCTTGACGGACCCTCAGGAGCTTAGCCCATGGCCCCGTATAGCGATAATCTGCTCTGTCGTTATCACTACGATCCGTTGGACCGGCTTGTCGGCACGACACCGCTGAAGCAGAACGAACTTCAGCGCTTTTACTGCAAGAATCGACTGACCACGGAGATTCAGGGGCAAGTGCGGCGTTCACGCCCCCGCATTCACCAGATTAACCGGCCGCTCCCCCGCCAATGCCGCCAACAGGTTGTCCACCGCACAGCGCGCCATCGCTTCCCGGGTCTCGTGGGTGGCCGAGCCCATGTGCGGCGTCGCGACCACGTTGTCCATCTGCAATAGCGGCGAATCGGCATTCAAGGGTTCGCGCTCGAAGACATCCAGCCCCGCGCCACGGATCTGTTTGTTGCGCAGGGCCTCGATCAGCGCCGTTTCATCCACCACCTTGCCTCGGGAGATGTTGATGAAGATGCTCTCGGGACGCATCTGCGCGAACGCTTGGGCACCGATCAGCCCTTGAGTCTCAGCGGTCAAGGGCAGGGTCAGGCAGATAAAGTCCGCCTGCCGCAGCAGCGTTTCGAGGCTGCAATAACGGGCGTTGAAACGTTGCTCGACCGCAGGCTTGGGCGAATGGCTGTGGTAGAGCACTGGCATGCCGAAGCCGAAGTGCCCGCGTTGGGCCAAGGCTTCGCCGATGCGCCCCATGCCGATGATACCCAAGGTCTTGCCATGGACGTCGGTGCCGAAATGCCGGGGGCCGATGCTCTGTTGCCAGCCGCCTTCGCGGACCAGATTGGCCAGTTCCACCACGCGCCGGGCGGTCGCCAGGATCAGGGCGAAACCGGTGTCTGCGGTGGTTTCGGTCAGCACGTCGGGGGTGTTGCTGAGCAGGATTCGGCGTTCGGTCAGGTAGTCGATGTCGTAGTTATCGACTCCAACCGAGACGCTGGCGATGGCTTGCAGGTTCGGCGCCAGGTCCAGCAGCGCCGCATCCAGCTTGAGGCTGGCGCCGAGCAGGCCGTGGGCGGTGGGGAGGGCGTCGCGCAGTTGCGCCAGGCCCTGGGCATCCAGGCGTTCGATGAGCGTGACTTGGGCCTGGGCTTGCAGGCGAGCCATCAATTGAGGTGACAGCGTTTTTGTACAACACCACGTGCTTTTTCATGGGATGGGTCTCGATTCAGGAACGGGCGGGCGCCGGGTGTGGCGTCGCGGGGTTGGAGACGTCCCGGTCGCTGGCGCCGGGCTTGAGGGCGAGGGTCAGCACCACCGAGAGCAGCAACGCGCCGCTCATCAACAGGAAGGACATGCCAGGGGAGCCGGTAGTGCCGTTGAGGTAGCCCACCAGGTACGAGCCGCCGAACGACCCCAGCGCGCCCATGCTGTTGATCAAGGCCATGGCGCCGCCAGCGACGTTGGCCGGGAGGATTTCCGGAACGATGGCGAAGAACGGACCGTAGGGCGCGTACATGCAAGCGCCGGCGACCACCAGCAAACCATAGGACCACCAGAAGTGCTCGGCCCCCAGCAGGTAAGAGGCGTAGAACGCGATGGAGGCGATCAGCAGCGGCGGCCAGACAAAACGCTTGCGCTTCTGCGCGCCTTGTCCGACGCCCAGGACACCACCAGCATGCCGATCACCGCCGCCAGGTACGGCAAGGACGACAGCCACCCGGCCTCGACCATGTTCATCTGCAAGCCGGCCTTGAGGATCGACGGCAACCACAGCACAAACCCGTAGACGCCGATGCTCCAGCAGAAAAACTGCAACGCCAGGATGATCACCTTGGGTGAACGGAAGGCTTCGGCGTAGTTCTTCACCGCCTTGATGCCGACCTGTTCGGCCGCCAAGGCACTTTCCAGGTCGTGTTTTTCCTGGTCGCTGAGCCACTTGGCCTGGGCCGGACGATCATCGGCCAGGCGCCACCAGATAAAGGCCCAGAGCACCGCCGGCAGGCCTTCGATGATGAACATCCAGCGCCAGTCGAATTGCTGCACCAGGTAACCCGAGACCACGGACATCCACAGCATGGTCACCGGGTTGCCGAGGATCAGGAAGGTATTGGCGCGCGAGCGTTCGGCCCGGGTGAACCAGTGGCACAGGTACACCAGCATCGCCGGCATGACGGCGGCCTCGACTACCCCGAGCATGAAGCGGATCACGATCAGCCAGTAAGCGTTGGAGACCACGCCTGTCAGGGTGGCCAGCGAACCCCAGAGGATCAGGCTGACGAAGATCAGCTTCTTCACGCTGTGCTTTTGCGCGTAGATCGCCCCCGGGACCTGAAAGAAAAAGTAGCCGAGGAAAAACAGTGCGCCCAGCAGCGACGAGAGTCCTGGGGTGATCATCAGGTCTTCGGCCATGCCCGAGGCGGCGGCAAAGCCATAGTTGGCACGGTCGAGGTAGGCCAGGCTGTAGGTGATGAAGACGATGGGCATGATGTACCACCAGCGGCGGGTGGCGAGGTTGAGCGTTTGCATGTCGTTGACTCCTGAGCTTGTTGTTTTTGTTGCAGCAGGTGCGTTTGTGGTGGCTTCAATCGCGAGCAAGCTCGCTCCCACAGGGGTTAACTCGACCCTATGTGGGAGCGAGCTTGCTCGCGGTCGACGGTTTCAAATTCAGCCAATAACTCAAGGCGCGTCGGCAACCCTTCCATATCCCCACGGCTCTGCACCGCGCGGCTGCCAAATCCAGTTGGCGCGCTGCACGGCCTCGGGGATGGCGCGGCCTTCGAGCAATGCGCTGATCAGGCCGACGGCGAAGCCATCCCCGGCGCCCACGGTGTCCACCACCTGGGCCACCGGCACGCCGGCGATGACGCCTTCGTCCTGCGGCGTGCGGTAATAGGCGCCGTCCGCGCCGAGCTTGATCACGACGATTTCGGCGCCTTGGTCCAAGTAGAACGCGGCGATGTCAGCCGGATCGTCGAAACCAGTCAGCAGCCGGCCTTCGCCAAGCCCCGGCAAGACCCAGTGGGGCGAGGGCGGCGAGGCGATTGATTTCGGTGATCATCATCGCCTCGCTGCGCCATAGGCTCGGCCTCAGGTTCGGGTCGAACGACAGGCTGCGGCCGGCCTCGCGCACGCGGCTCATCAATTCAAAGGACATTTCGCGGGCCGTGACCGACAGCGCCGGGACGATGCCAGTGGCGTGCAAGTGACGCGCTTCAAGCAACGCTGGGGCGATGGAGTCGATCGACAAATGACTGGCCGCCGAGCCGCGCCGGAAATACTCGACTTGCGGGTCGCTGCCATCGACGGTACGAGATTTGAACTGAAAGCCGGTGGGGTGCTCCGGGTCGACCGCCACGTGACGACAATCCAGGCCTTCGTTTTCCAGCGTCTGTGTCACGAAGCGCCCCAGTGAATCGGCGCCGACCCGGCTCAGCCACGCCACCTTGAAGCCCAGCCGCGAAAGCCCAATGGCCACGTTACTGTCGGCTCCGGCGATGCGTTTGTGAAACTGGTCGACGCTGGCCAGGTCACCGTGCTGATCCGCTACCAGCATCGCCATGGTTTCGCCGAACGACAGCACATCGAATTCAGACATGGACAGGCTCCCGGCGTGATTGCCCGAGGCGGGACAGGGTGGCGACATGGCTAGCGGTTAATTGCAGCAGGTCATCGCCTTGCAGCGGGTATTCGGCGGCTCGCATCACGCCAGGGGGCATGTGCTTGAGCAGTTGTTCCCACAGGTGCAGGTCGGTCATGCCCGGAGGCACGGCGACGAGTTTGCCGTCGGCGCGCCGGGCCACGGCCTTGCAGTGCACATACGCCACATGCCGTCCGAGCTGTCGGGCGGCCACGGCGGCCGATTGGTCCTGCCATTGCCAGTTGCCAATGTCGAAGGTCATGGCGACGGTCAGCGCTTGGTGCTCCACGGCCGTGAAGAACCGTTGCAACGGTTCTATCCGTCCGCCCTGCAAAGTCTGGTCGTTTTCCACCAGCAACTGCACCGGGCTCGCGGCGAGCACCTGGGCCAGTGCCGACAGGTCATTGGAGTCGGTGAAATGACCGAGGGAGACTTTCAGCCAAGTCGAACCGAACGCCTCGCCGCGTTGCAAGGCCAGCGCCAGGGCGGGGTTGGGCCTGGACTGGCCGGCGAGCCACAGTTCCAGTGGTGACGAGAAGATACTTTGCAGCCCCTGGGCCCGGGCAGCGGCGGCCAATTCAGTGGGCTGTTCGGTGGTGAGCAATTCTTCGCGCCATTCGATGCGTGAGGCACCGGCAGCGGCCAACAGGTCGATGAAACGGCCTTGGCCATGCTGCCGCACCAGGTCGGCGCCGTAGCTGGAAAGACTGATGGAGACGGGTGGGTTGTGCATTGTTGTTATACCTCTGAAACCGGTTTCAGTTTTGTTCAAAAAAAGGGTGGTGCGCTTCAGTGCCTTATCGCGAGCAAGCTCGCTCCCACACTGGATCTGTGGCGCACTGAAGATCCCTGTGGGAGCGAGCTTGCTCGCGATAGGTCCCTCACCATCACCGACCATTCCCAAGCGTCGACCCACGCTCAATCAACCGCGCCGCAAAATCCAGGGTCCGCACCGGCCCGTTGTCACCGCGCAAGCGCTTGAGCAGGCACTCGAACGCGCTGGCGCCGATCTGCGCTGTCGGTTGGGCCAGGGCTGTTATGCCGCTGCCCACCAGGGGGTACCAATCCAGGTCATCGAGGGCGATCAGGCCCACGTCGTCGAACAAGTGACAACCCAGCTCGCGCAATACC from Pseudomonas beijingensis includes the following:
- a CDS encoding RHS repeat-associated core domain-containing protein, coding for MAPYSDNLLCRYHYDPLDRLVGTTPLKQNELQRFYCKNRLTTEIQGQVRRSIFQQGDQLLAQQEHQGDTLLLATDQQRSVAQTVSPYQQLPIVYSPYGHRPVESNLLSLLGFNGERSDPLTGHYWLGNGYRTFNPVLMRFNSPDSWSPFGKGGLNGYAYCLGDPVNRMDPTGHAGIWGKLKYIGRKLGLRKSQRVVAARAPEAAMAAPAGPTRRNDRVRVRRAFESNPVTRSRVNGLVQLNTLQESIPKKPDTFLLQHLSQAKLTSADHAFLVKNHSHAWVMARVRESSFINFQNQYKAAQNREHFAVMANQNLLPGVFKADLPENIQKAIRDAGTLPAAEEAQRHRPRFGVRLPPVD
- a CDS encoding sugar phosphate isomerase/epimerase family protein gives rise to the protein MHNPPVSISLSSYGADLVRQHGQGRFIDLLAAAGASRIEWREELLTTEQPTELAAAARAQGLQSIFSSPLELWLAGQSRPNPALALALQRGEAFGSTWLKVSLGHFTDSNDLSALAQVLAASPVQLLVENDQTLQGGRIEPLQRFFTAVEHQALTVAMTFDIGNWQWQDQSAAVAARQLGRHVAYVHCKAVARRADGKLVAVPPGMTDLHLWEQLLKHMPPGVMRAAEYPLQGDDLLQLTASHVATLSRLGQSRREPVHV